The sequence ACCTCCAAGGTTCATTACAAGAACATTACTGTATCCATTTGTAGGATAGTCGGCAGCAGAACTACCAAAATTGGCATTATTAAAATCATTAGCCACATAAAAATCATATGTTCCTGCATTGTTTCCAATTGAAAAAATATTGGAACTACTAGAAGAATTATCGTATGTAGTTAATTTTGCAGTAGCTGAAGAGGTACCAATAGCAACTTTCCCATTCCCATTGATTCTCATTAATTCATTAGATGTGCTTGAGCTATTTCCAGCAAAAAAGATATGAGAAGAACCGATGTCGTCAATTTGATAGCGTAGTGCTGCTCCATTAATTCCAAAACCATAGAATTGATGGTCATTGTTATTGGTTTCATATAATGAAATTTTTCGGTTTGCAACCGTATTTGTGAATTGTAATGGAGCATTAGGTGTACTTGTTCCTATTCCTATATTTCCATTACTGTTAATTCTTAAACGCTCATTTGCATCTGTTTTTATAATAAAATCATTTGCATCCATTGTACCAATAAAATTATTTGTAGCATTTGTTCCGGCATTTCCACTTAAGGACCAGTTTGGGTTTTCTGGACTTGTTTGTGTGGTTACTTTTAGCCATGAGGCTCCATTCCAAAAATAAAATCCAGGAACGACATCATTTGGAACAACTCCATCGGTGGCAGTATTATAAACAATTGTACCTTCTATAATTGCCCCACCATTTGGATTGATAATTGGACTCGTTGTATTACATGCTGTAAGTGCTACTCTTGGAACAATTAAACCTTGTGTACTTGAGTTTATATCTAAAGCTCCATTTGGTGTTGTTGTACCAATTCCAATTTGACCAGATATTGTTGTTGAAAATACAACTAAATTGAACCATAAGAAACGTTTAATTCTTTGCATAGTAGGTTAAGTTTTAATTAATACTATTTCTTTCTAAAATTGATTTGATAGTTGAGTGTTTAATTTAGTGGTTCTTTCTTTTCTATATATGTGTTTAAGTTGATAATCAAATATAATGTTCTGTATTTATAAATATACTTAATTTTTACTATATATATTGTTAAAGTTTTAGGTTTTTTGTTTGTTTTTAATTAAAAGTGTTAGTTTATGTTTTGTTAATAATAGTTTAAATATTGTTGTAAAAAAAAATACGGCTATTTAGCCGTATTTTATTAATTATATTTTATGTTGTCTTTTAGAATATTGTATATCCTAAAGCGATCGTAATTGATTTGTAATCTGAAACCCAGTTTTCGTGACCACCAAGCATTTTTCTATTTGTGTGGTACCTACATTCTAATGAATATTTATCTTTATATTTATAACCAATTCCAAAACCAAAATTCATCGAAGTAGATATTTTTAAGTC is a genomic window of Flavobacterium jumunjinense containing:
- a CDS encoding tail fiber domain-containing protein, coding for MQRIKRFLWFNLVVFSTTISGQIGIGTTTPNGALDINSSTQGLIVPRVALTACNTTSPIINPNGGAIIEGTIVYNTATDGVVPNDVVPGFYFWNGASWLKVTTQTSPENPNWSLSGNAGTNATNNFIGTMDANDFIIKTDANERLRINSNGNIGIGTSTPNAPLQFTNTVANRKISLYETNNNDHQFYGFGINGAALRYQIDDIGSSHIFFAGNSSSTSNELMRINGNGKVAIGTSSATAKLTTYDNSSSSSNIFSIGNNAGTYDFYVANDFNNANFGSSAADYPTNGYSNVLVMNLGGNGHFVFGDNIGPWADGIYDNGSSFSRWRYIYSSNGTINTSDARVKSKIEEVPYGLQTVKKMNPVIYDKYLNFDKTGTSIVEIGFLAQELQRLIPNAVIGNPEDKNPMGINYAEIIPVLTKAIQEQQIIIDEEVAKNEQLEDEIETLKQKQNLFEKKLLELESKMLNPEKKESTKSTFKQS